A stretch of the Vigna radiata var. radiata cultivar VC1973A chromosome 7, Vradiata_ver6, whole genome shotgun sequence genome encodes the following:
- the LOC106767240 gene encoding rop guanine nucleotide exchange factor 14 isoform X1 yields MHTQTPLLISSIQSYFLSLFLFPITNLNFFKLCHPSFETPFPRSSISTSSVSETTLERHAEKRMSVVLRKRLGCCTKETKISIDFDAPESVVTYNGLESLPSDNRSCEGESITSRGDGCITDSFNDDDSSCCSSSKDAFGSFSSKCLTMKRDEQGLEEWELPESPPNFYLKHKSAFDVQSSDVEAMKEKFAKLLLGGDITGGSKGLNTALALSTAITSLAVTVFGELWKLEPLSEERKSKWQREMGWLLLPTNYMVELVPAKQNGANGGIFEIMTPKARADIQMNLPALQKLDSMLIETLDSMVNTEFWYAEEGSRSEGRNTTGRQSKRWWLPSPRVPRTGLSEVERKRLLHQGRIVHQIFKAAKSINDNMLLEIPVPSVIKDALLKSGKASLGEELHKVLMSESIFGEEMLKALNLKSEHAILETINKLEAATFSWKERIIQESSGKSPIRTSWSFLKDPVSGIEKMELLLERAETLLNLLKTRHPNLPQTFLDAAKVQYGKDIGHSILEAYSRVLGSLAFSILSRIGDILQEDAFSNPNSPISISHSPGTNLSEAWVVGSSIRYSLTDKMNEAEGQHGRSSCGSTSDIELPPTEASASIITATPSRGRLWCMGRNL; encoded by the exons ATGCACACCCAAACGCCATTACTCATTTCTTCCATTCAATcctattttctctctctctttctttttccaatCACAAACCTTAACTTCTTTAAATTGTGCCACCCAAGCTTTGAAACACCATTTCCAAGATCCTCCATTTCAACTAGCTCag TTTCTGAAACAACCTTGGAGAGGCACGCAGAGAAAAGGATGTCGGTGGTTCTGAGAAAAAGACTAGGTTGCTGCACGAAGGAAACCAAGATCAGCATTGATTTTGATGCGCCAGAGA GTGTTGTGACATATAATGGCCTTGAGAGTTTACCTTCGGATAATCGTTCTTGTGAAGGTGAAAGCATAACGAGTAGAGGAGATGGATGTATAACTGATTCATTTAATGATGATGACTCCAGTTGTTGTTCATCCAGTAAAGATGCTTTTGGatcattctcttcaaaatgtTTGACGATGAAAAGAGATGAACAAGGATTGGAAGAGTGGGAACTCCCAGAAAGCCCTCcaaatttttatcttaaacaCAAGTCTGCCTTTGACGTTCAAAGTTCAGATGTAGAAGCCATGAAGGAGAAGTTTGCAAAGCTTTTGCTTGGTGGAGATATTACAGGAGGATCAAAAGGCCTCAACACAGCTTTAGCACTGTCTACTGCTATCACAAGCCTTGCAG TGACGGTTTTTGGTGAGTTGTGGAAGTTGGAACCACTGTCTGAAGAAAGGAAGAGCAAATGGCAAAGAGAAATGGGATGGTTGTTGTTACCTACTAACTATATGGTTGAGTTAGTTCCTGCTAAGCAAAATGGTGCCAATGGTGGGATCTTTGAG ATAATGACCCCAAAAGCCCGTGCAGACATTCAAATGAATCTTCCAGCACTTCAGAAACTGGACTCAATGCTTATT GAGACACTAGACTCGATGGTGAATACCGAGTTTTGGTATGCGGAGGAAGGAAGCCGGTCAGAAGGGAGGAACACAACTGGAAGACAGAGCAAAAGATGGTGGCTTCCATCACCGCGAGTACCAAGAACTGGACTTTctgaagttgaaagaaaaaggcTGCTTCATCAGGGAAGGATAGTTCATCAAATATTCAAGGCTGCCAAATCAATCAATGATAACATGTTGCTTGAGATACCCGTGCCATCAGTAATTAAGGATGCACTTCTGAAG AGTGGAAAGGCAAGCCTGGGAGAGGAACTGCACAAGGTTTTGATGTCTGAATCGATTTTTGGAGAAGAAATGCTTAAAGCTCTCAATTTGAAATCTGAACATGCTATCCTAGAGACCATTAATAAACTGGAAGCAGCTACATTTTCATGGAAAGAAAGAATCATACAGGAAAGTAGTGGCAAATCTCCGATTCGAACCTCATGGTCCTTCCTGAAGGACCCTGTGTCAGGTATAGAGAAGATGGAACTACTGTTGGAACGTGCAGAAACACTTCTAAATCTGCTTAAAACCAGACATCCAAACCTTCCTCAAACATTTCTGGATGCTGCAAAAGTTCAATATGGCAAG GATATTGGGCATTCCATATTGGAAGCATACTCTAGAGTTCTTGGAAGTTTAGCATTTAGCATACTGTCTAGAATAGGAGACATATTGCAGGAGGATGCTTTCAGCAATCCCAATTCACCTATCTCAATAAGTCACTCTCCTGGGACAAATCTCTCTGAAGCTTGGGTGGTTGGTTCAAGTATAAGATACTCTTTAACAGACAAGATGAATGAGGCAGAAGGACAGCATGGTCGTTCCAGTTGTGGCAGTACTTCTGACATAGAACTCCCACCTACTGAGGCCAGTGCCAGCATTATAACTGCCACTCCAAGCCGTGGTCGATTGTGGTGCATGGGTAGAAACTTGTAA
- the LOC106767014 gene encoding pectin acetylesterase 8, giving the protein MESGRMIQWLNLVVCVLLLLKAEGSLVPLTLVENALSKGAVCLDGSPPAYHFDKGAGEGINNWIVHMEGGGWCKDADDCLGRKDTRLGSSNQMVEDLYFSGILGNDKDYNPDFYNWNRVKIRYCDGSSFTGDVEEVDPTNNLYFRGARIFSAVMDDLLAKGMDKAENAILSGCSAGGLTTILHCDNFKALLPSGANVKCVPDAGFFINVEDISGARFIEDYYSKVVSTHGSTKNLPSSCTSKLSPGLCFFPQYVLSHISTPIFIVNSAYDSWQIRNILAPGAADPNDSWHSCKLDLSKCSHDQLSIVQGFKKEFEKAVSVVGDSSSRGMFIDSCFDHCQTESQETWFKSDSPHLANTTIAKAVGDWFYGRGSFDQIDCNYPCNPTCQNLVSDLKDHPGI; this is encoded by the exons ATGGAGAGTGGAAGAATGATCCAATGGTTAAATCTTGTAGTCTGTGTACTGCTACTGCTTAAGGCAGAAGGATCTTTGGTTCCATTGACTTTGGTCGAAAATGCACTGTCGAAAGGAGCTG TTTGTTTGGATGGAAGTCCCCCAGCTTACCACTTTGATAAGGGAGCTGGAGAAGGGATTAACAACTGGATTGTCCACATGGAG GGAGGAGGATGGTGCAAAGATGCCGACGATTGCCTTGGGCGTAAGGACACTCGCTTAGGTTCATCTAACCAAATGGTTGAGGATCTTTACTTTTCTGGAATTTTAGGCAACGACAAAGACTATAATCCTG ATTTCTACAACTGGAATAGAGTCAAGATTAGGTACTGTGATGGGTCATCGTTCACTGGTGATGTGGAAGAAGTTGATCCA ACAAACAATTTGTACTTCAGAGGAGCAAGGATTTTTTCAGCTGTAATGGACGATTTATTAGCAAAAGGAATGGACAAGGCTGAAAAT GCTATTCTCTCCGGCTGTTCAGCTGGAGGATTGACTACTATATTACACTGTGACAATTTTAAAGCTCTGTTACCTTCTGGAGCTAATGTAAAATGTGTTCCAGATGCTGGTTTTTTCATCAATGT AGAGGATATATCAGGAGCACGTTTCATTGAAGACTATTACAGTAAAGTTGTGTCGACACAT ggCTCGACAAAGAATTTGCCCTCATCTTGCACTTCCAAACTCAGCCCAGGACTG TGCTTTTTCCCACAATATGTGCTATCACATATCAGTACCCCAATCTTCATAGTAAATTCAGCCTATGACTCATGGCAG ATTCGGAACATTTTGGCACCTGGTGCTGCTGATCCCAATGACAGTTGGCATAGCTGCAAGCTTGATTTAAGCAAATGCTCACATGATCAACTAAGTATAGTGCAAG GCTTCAAGAAGGAATTCGAGAAGGCAGTGAGTGTGGTTGGAGACTCTTCATCTAGAGGAATGTTTATAGACTCTTGCTTTGATCACTGTCAAACAGAATCACAGGAAACATGGTTTAAAAGTGACTCACCACATCTTGCCAATACA ACAATTGCAAAAGCAGTAGGGGACTGGTTTTATGGTCGAGGTTCTTTCGATCAAATAGATTGCAACTATCCTTGCAACCCCACTTGTCAGAACCTTGTTTCTGATCTAAAAGACCACCCTGGAATATAG
- the LOC106767984 gene encoding NDR1/HIN1-like protein 12: protein MAKTMPKFKGKLVMGANGRTNPLVWLVAIICTVIAVAVVVVGIVVFIGYMVIHPRVPVISVNNAHLDLLRNDYAGLLQTQLTIVVTAKNGNARAHATFSDITFNISYQGQDIAVLVADPFEVPKNSSKDLSYVVQSSSIPLSPDQMEQVGNAWKKNEIEFDFTGAARTQWRVGPLGSVKYSCHLDCDLKFRPLNGTYIPSRCTSKSH from the coding sequence ATGGCCAAAACCATGCCCAAGTTCAAGGGGAAACTGGTGATGGGTGCAAATGGCCGCACCAACCCTTTGGTCTGGCTGGTGGCAATTATCTGCACCGTGATAGCAGTGGCAGTGGTAGTTGTAGGCATTGTAGTGTTCATTGGGTACATGGTGATCCACCCCAGAGTGCCTGTGATAAGTGTGAACAATGCTCACCTTGACCTTCTCAGAAATGACTATGCTGGTTTGCTCCAAACCCAACTCACCATTGTTGTGACTGCAAAGAATGGGAATGCCAGGGCTCATGCAACCTTCTCTGACATCACCTTCAACATCAGCTACCAAGGGCAGGACATAGCTGTGCTTGTTGCAGACCCTTTTGAGGTGCCAAAGAACAGCTCAAAGGACCTCAGCTACGTTGTTCAGTCATCATCCATACCCTTGAGTCCTGATCAGATGGAGCAAGTGGGTAATGCCTGgaaaaagaatgagattgagtTTGATTTCACAGGGGCTGCAAGAACACAGTGGAGGGTAGGACCTTTAGGCTCTGTTAAGTACTCCTGCCATCTAGATTGTGACCTCAAGTTTCGACCTTTGAATGGGACTTACATACCCTCCCGCTGCACCTCCAAATCACATTGA
- the LOC106767240 gene encoding rop guanine nucleotide exchange factor 14 isoform X2, producing the protein MSVVLRKRLGCCTKETKISIDFDAPESVVTYNGLESLPSDNRSCEGESITSRGDGCITDSFNDDDSSCCSSSKDAFGSFSSKCLTMKRDEQGLEEWELPESPPNFYLKHKSAFDVQSSDVEAMKEKFAKLLLGGDITGGSKGLNTALALSTAITSLAVTVFGELWKLEPLSEERKSKWQREMGWLLLPTNYMVELVPAKQNGANGGIFEIMTPKARADIQMNLPALQKLDSMLIETLDSMVNTEFWYAEEGSRSEGRNTTGRQSKRWWLPSPRVPRTGLSEVERKRLLHQGRIVHQIFKAAKSINDNMLLEIPVPSVIKDALLKSGKASLGEELHKVLMSESIFGEEMLKALNLKSEHAILETINKLEAATFSWKERIIQESSGKSPIRTSWSFLKDPVSGIEKMELLLERAETLLNLLKTRHPNLPQTFLDAAKVQYGKDIGHSILEAYSRVLGSLAFSILSRIGDILQEDAFSNPNSPISISHSPGTNLSEAWVVGSSIRYSLTDKMNEAEGQHGRSSCGSTSDIELPPTEASASIITATPSRGRLWCMGRNL; encoded by the exons ATGTCGGTGGTTCTGAGAAAAAGACTAGGTTGCTGCACGAAGGAAACCAAGATCAGCATTGATTTTGATGCGCCAGAGA GTGTTGTGACATATAATGGCCTTGAGAGTTTACCTTCGGATAATCGTTCTTGTGAAGGTGAAAGCATAACGAGTAGAGGAGATGGATGTATAACTGATTCATTTAATGATGATGACTCCAGTTGTTGTTCATCCAGTAAAGATGCTTTTGGatcattctcttcaaaatgtTTGACGATGAAAAGAGATGAACAAGGATTGGAAGAGTGGGAACTCCCAGAAAGCCCTCcaaatttttatcttaaacaCAAGTCTGCCTTTGACGTTCAAAGTTCAGATGTAGAAGCCATGAAGGAGAAGTTTGCAAAGCTTTTGCTTGGTGGAGATATTACAGGAGGATCAAAAGGCCTCAACACAGCTTTAGCACTGTCTACTGCTATCACAAGCCTTGCAG TGACGGTTTTTGGTGAGTTGTGGAAGTTGGAACCACTGTCTGAAGAAAGGAAGAGCAAATGGCAAAGAGAAATGGGATGGTTGTTGTTACCTACTAACTATATGGTTGAGTTAGTTCCTGCTAAGCAAAATGGTGCCAATGGTGGGATCTTTGAG ATAATGACCCCAAAAGCCCGTGCAGACATTCAAATGAATCTTCCAGCACTTCAGAAACTGGACTCAATGCTTATT GAGACACTAGACTCGATGGTGAATACCGAGTTTTGGTATGCGGAGGAAGGAAGCCGGTCAGAAGGGAGGAACACAACTGGAAGACAGAGCAAAAGATGGTGGCTTCCATCACCGCGAGTACCAAGAACTGGACTTTctgaagttgaaagaaaaaggcTGCTTCATCAGGGAAGGATAGTTCATCAAATATTCAAGGCTGCCAAATCAATCAATGATAACATGTTGCTTGAGATACCCGTGCCATCAGTAATTAAGGATGCACTTCTGAAG AGTGGAAAGGCAAGCCTGGGAGAGGAACTGCACAAGGTTTTGATGTCTGAATCGATTTTTGGAGAAGAAATGCTTAAAGCTCTCAATTTGAAATCTGAACATGCTATCCTAGAGACCATTAATAAACTGGAAGCAGCTACATTTTCATGGAAAGAAAGAATCATACAGGAAAGTAGTGGCAAATCTCCGATTCGAACCTCATGGTCCTTCCTGAAGGACCCTGTGTCAGGTATAGAGAAGATGGAACTACTGTTGGAACGTGCAGAAACACTTCTAAATCTGCTTAAAACCAGACATCCAAACCTTCCTCAAACATTTCTGGATGCTGCAAAAGTTCAATATGGCAAG GATATTGGGCATTCCATATTGGAAGCATACTCTAGAGTTCTTGGAAGTTTAGCATTTAGCATACTGTCTAGAATAGGAGACATATTGCAGGAGGATGCTTTCAGCAATCCCAATTCACCTATCTCAATAAGTCACTCTCCTGGGACAAATCTCTCTGAAGCTTGGGTGGTTGGTTCAAGTATAAGATACTCTTTAACAGACAAGATGAATGAGGCAGAAGGACAGCATGGTCGTTCCAGTTGTGGCAGTACTTCTGACATAGAACTCCCACCTACTGAGGCCAGTGCCAGCATTATAACTGCCACTCCAAGCCGTGGTCGATTGTGGTGCATGGGTAGAAACTTGTAA
- the LOC106767240 gene encoding rop guanine nucleotide exchange factor 14 isoform X3, with protein sequence MLEMLLCNHGVVTYNGLESLPSDNRSCEGESITSRGDGCITDSFNDDDSSCCSSSKDAFGSFSSKCLTMKRDEQGLEEWELPESPPNFYLKHKSAFDVQSSDVEAMKEKFAKLLLGGDITGGSKGLNTALALSTAITSLAVTVFGELWKLEPLSEERKSKWQREMGWLLLPTNYMVELVPAKQNGANGGIFEIMTPKARADIQMNLPALQKLDSMLIETLDSMVNTEFWYAEEGSRSEGRNTTGRQSKRWWLPSPRVPRTGLSEVERKRLLHQGRIVHQIFKAAKSINDNMLLEIPVPSVIKDALLKSGKASLGEELHKVLMSESIFGEEMLKALNLKSEHAILETINKLEAATFSWKERIIQESSGKSPIRTSWSFLKDPVSGIEKMELLLERAETLLNLLKTRHPNLPQTFLDAAKVQYGKDIGHSILEAYSRVLGSLAFSILSRIGDILQEDAFSNPNSPISISHSPGTNLSEAWVVGSSIRYSLTDKMNEAEGQHGRSSCGSTSDIELPPTEASASIITATPSRGRLWCMGRNL encoded by the exons atgcTAGAAATGCTTCTCTGTAATCATG GTGTTGTGACATATAATGGCCTTGAGAGTTTACCTTCGGATAATCGTTCTTGTGAAGGTGAAAGCATAACGAGTAGAGGAGATGGATGTATAACTGATTCATTTAATGATGATGACTCCAGTTGTTGTTCATCCAGTAAAGATGCTTTTGGatcattctcttcaaaatgtTTGACGATGAAAAGAGATGAACAAGGATTGGAAGAGTGGGAACTCCCAGAAAGCCCTCcaaatttttatcttaaacaCAAGTCTGCCTTTGACGTTCAAAGTTCAGATGTAGAAGCCATGAAGGAGAAGTTTGCAAAGCTTTTGCTTGGTGGAGATATTACAGGAGGATCAAAAGGCCTCAACACAGCTTTAGCACTGTCTACTGCTATCACAAGCCTTGCAG TGACGGTTTTTGGTGAGTTGTGGAAGTTGGAACCACTGTCTGAAGAAAGGAAGAGCAAATGGCAAAGAGAAATGGGATGGTTGTTGTTACCTACTAACTATATGGTTGAGTTAGTTCCTGCTAAGCAAAATGGTGCCAATGGTGGGATCTTTGAG ATAATGACCCCAAAAGCCCGTGCAGACATTCAAATGAATCTTCCAGCACTTCAGAAACTGGACTCAATGCTTATT GAGACACTAGACTCGATGGTGAATACCGAGTTTTGGTATGCGGAGGAAGGAAGCCGGTCAGAAGGGAGGAACACAACTGGAAGACAGAGCAAAAGATGGTGGCTTCCATCACCGCGAGTACCAAGAACTGGACTTTctgaagttgaaagaaaaaggcTGCTTCATCAGGGAAGGATAGTTCATCAAATATTCAAGGCTGCCAAATCAATCAATGATAACATGTTGCTTGAGATACCCGTGCCATCAGTAATTAAGGATGCACTTCTGAAG AGTGGAAAGGCAAGCCTGGGAGAGGAACTGCACAAGGTTTTGATGTCTGAATCGATTTTTGGAGAAGAAATGCTTAAAGCTCTCAATTTGAAATCTGAACATGCTATCCTAGAGACCATTAATAAACTGGAAGCAGCTACATTTTCATGGAAAGAAAGAATCATACAGGAAAGTAGTGGCAAATCTCCGATTCGAACCTCATGGTCCTTCCTGAAGGACCCTGTGTCAGGTATAGAGAAGATGGAACTACTGTTGGAACGTGCAGAAACACTTCTAAATCTGCTTAAAACCAGACATCCAAACCTTCCTCAAACATTTCTGGATGCTGCAAAAGTTCAATATGGCAAG GATATTGGGCATTCCATATTGGAAGCATACTCTAGAGTTCTTGGAAGTTTAGCATTTAGCATACTGTCTAGAATAGGAGACATATTGCAGGAGGATGCTTTCAGCAATCCCAATTCACCTATCTCAATAAGTCACTCTCCTGGGACAAATCTCTCTGAAGCTTGGGTGGTTGGTTCAAGTATAAGATACTCTTTAACAGACAAGATGAATGAGGCAGAAGGACAGCATGGTCGTTCCAGTTGTGGCAGTACTTCTGACATAGAACTCCCACCTACTGAGGCCAGTGCCAGCATTATAACTGCCACTCCAAGCCGTGGTCGATTGTGGTGCATGGGTAGAAACTTGTAA
- the LOC106769401 gene encoding probable E3 ubiquitin-protein ligase RHG1A isoform X1 gives MGSNGSKATPSSSGSLRKGRSTGLRVFQSYCLGTTSGSHDSDNAHQACDKDKVNGSDVTYANGNLTKSYEVKTESFTKVKASEIACMPSNIDLHEWGETSIPNTSSRTASSSSHNSSTHSLNPTSHFLSQLSLIPGSVSFRLSRTTSLGSSRPCPVSSASLSIIDNEDECNLHPRSPGSSINRREALQGNDLLHASVFNQIHVQSYEDASSNLRSSVLTSGTLGNLQRNPTDGVPTREGLDVNLFSPRIQTETEIDDTRNIDQRNGARESVEQNVHFSRTLSVGRLHDRVLRRTTFSDLTFFPLQQEREPRDDSHHSQDIDRQPAEGDSRVSSSDHMTVNSSTSSMSNSMFGIQDYEDETSRLREGRHQDLLEHRSNFLERRRRMRSQVRALQRLGSRFENLSGHDRSCILSGQHRNGHCTCRINNRNTNSNDDTGARASISRIVMLAEALFEVLDEIHQQSVVLSSRPSVSSSGSVPAPNDVVDSLPVKLYEKLHKHQEDGAQCYICLVEYEDGDNMRVLPCHHEFHRTCIDKWLKQIHRVCPLCRGDICISDSTPSENKSV, from the exons ATGGGTTCCAATGGTAGCAAAGCCACTCCTTCTTCGTCGGGGAGTTTAAGGAAGGGTCGATCTACGGGCCTTAGAGTTTTTCAATCTTATTGTCTTGGAACTACTTCTGGTTCTCACGACAGTGATAATGCACACCAG GCTTGTGATAAGGATAAAGTAAATGGCAGTGATGTTACATATGCTAATGGTAATTTAACAAAGTCGTATGAGGTGAAAACAGAGTCATTTACAAAGGTTAAAGCTAGTGAAATAGCTTGTATGCCTTCTAACATTGACCTTCATGAATGGGGAGAAACAAGCATCCCCAACACCTCATCCAGAACTGCTAGCAGCTCTAGCCATAATTCTTCAACCCATTCCTTGAACCCTACAAGTCATTTCCTTTCTCAGCTTAGCCTCATTCCAGGTAGTGTAAGCTTCAGACTTAGCCGAACCACCAGTTTGGGGTCATCAAGGCCTTGTCCTGTTTCTTCTGCAAGTCTCTCAATAATTGACAATGAAGATGAGTGTAATCTCCACCCTAGATCTCCTGGAAGTTCGATTAACAGAAGAGAAGCACTACAAGGCAATGACCTGCTTCATGCATCTGTTTTCAATCAAATTCATGTACAATCTTATGAAGATGCTTCCAGTAATTTAAGGTCAAGTGTCCTTACATCAGGTACACTTGGAAACTTGCAGAGAAATCCCACAGATGGAGTTCCCACAAGAGAAGGGCTGGATGTGAACTTATTTTCTCCGAGAATTCAAACAGAGACAGAAATTGATGACACTAGAAATATTGATCAACGAAATGGTGCTCGAGAATCAGTTGAACAGAATGTTCATTTTAGCCGAACTTTAAGTGTTGGAAGACTTCATGACAGAGTTCTTCGTAGAACAACATTTTCAGACCTCACCTTTTTCCCTTTGCAACAGGAAAGAGAGCCGAGAGATGATAGCCACCATAGCCAGGATATTGACAGGCAACCGGCGGAGGGAGATTCAAGAGTGTCGTCATCTGATCACATGACAGTTAATTCTTCTACATCTAGCATGTCTAACTCCATGTTTGGTATCCAAGACTATGAGGATGAGACTTCACGATTGAGAGAAGGTAGGCATCAGGATCTTCTGGAGCATAGGTCCAATTTCCTTGAACGGAGAAGAAGAATGCGGTCCCAG GTTCGTGCTCTTCAGCGGTTGGGTAGCCGGTTTGAAAATCTTTCTGGACATGATAGATCATGTATCCTGTCTGGTCAACATAGAAATGGGCATTGTACATGCCGAATCAATAATCGAAACACTAATTCAAATGATGATACCGGTGCCAGAGCTAGCATATCAAGAATTGTTATGCTTGCTGAAGCCTTATTTGAG GTTCTAGACGAAATTCACCAGCAATCTGTTGTTTTATCTTCCCGGCCATCTGTATCTTCTAGTGGATCTGTTCCTGCACCTAATGATGTTGTTGATTCATTGCCTGTCAAGTTATATGAGAAGCTGCACAAGCATCAAGAGGATGGTGCTCA ATGCTATATATGCCTCGTGGAGTATGAGGATGGAGACAACATGAGAGTACTGCCATGCCATCACGAATTTCATAGAACATGTATAGACAAGTGGCTGAAGCAGATTCACAG GGTATGTCCACTTTGTAGAGGGGACATATGCATATCGGATTCAACGCCATCAGAGAACAAGAGTGTGTAG
- the LOC106769401 gene encoding probable E3 ubiquitin-protein ligase RHG1A isoform X2, with amino-acid sequence MPSNIDLHEWGETSIPNTSSRTASSSSHNSSTHSLNPTSHFLSQLSLIPGSVSFRLSRTTSLGSSRPCPVSSASLSIIDNEDECNLHPRSPGSSINRREALQGNDLLHASVFNQIHVQSYEDASSNLRSSVLTSGTLGNLQRNPTDGVPTREGLDVNLFSPRIQTETEIDDTRNIDQRNGARESVEQNVHFSRTLSVGRLHDRVLRRTTFSDLTFFPLQQEREPRDDSHHSQDIDRQPAEGDSRVSSSDHMTVNSSTSSMSNSMFGIQDYEDETSRLREGRHQDLLEHRSNFLERRRRMRSQVRALQRLGSRFENLSGHDRSCILSGQHRNGHCTCRINNRNTNSNDDTGARASISRIVMLAEALFEVLDEIHQQSVVLSSRPSVSSSGSVPAPNDVVDSLPVKLYEKLHKHQEDGAQCYICLVEYEDGDNMRVLPCHHEFHRTCIDKWLKQIHRVCPLCRGDICISDSTPSENKSV; translated from the exons ATGCCTTCTAACATTGACCTTCATGAATGGGGAGAAACAAGCATCCCCAACACCTCATCCAGAACTGCTAGCAGCTCTAGCCATAATTCTTCAACCCATTCCTTGAACCCTACAAGTCATTTCCTTTCTCAGCTTAGCCTCATTCCAGGTAGTGTAAGCTTCAGACTTAGCCGAACCACCAGTTTGGGGTCATCAAGGCCTTGTCCTGTTTCTTCTGCAAGTCTCTCAATAATTGACAATGAAGATGAGTGTAATCTCCACCCTAGATCTCCTGGAAGTTCGATTAACAGAAGAGAAGCACTACAAGGCAATGACCTGCTTCATGCATCTGTTTTCAATCAAATTCATGTACAATCTTATGAAGATGCTTCCAGTAATTTAAGGTCAAGTGTCCTTACATCAGGTACACTTGGAAACTTGCAGAGAAATCCCACAGATGGAGTTCCCACAAGAGAAGGGCTGGATGTGAACTTATTTTCTCCGAGAATTCAAACAGAGACAGAAATTGATGACACTAGAAATATTGATCAACGAAATGGTGCTCGAGAATCAGTTGAACAGAATGTTCATTTTAGCCGAACTTTAAGTGTTGGAAGACTTCATGACAGAGTTCTTCGTAGAACAACATTTTCAGACCTCACCTTTTTCCCTTTGCAACAGGAAAGAGAGCCGAGAGATGATAGCCACCATAGCCAGGATATTGACAGGCAACCGGCGGAGGGAGATTCAAGAGTGTCGTCATCTGATCACATGACAGTTAATTCTTCTACATCTAGCATGTCTAACTCCATGTTTGGTATCCAAGACTATGAGGATGAGACTTCACGATTGAGAGAAGGTAGGCATCAGGATCTTCTGGAGCATAGGTCCAATTTCCTTGAACGGAGAAGAAGAATGCGGTCCCAG GTTCGTGCTCTTCAGCGGTTGGGTAGCCGGTTTGAAAATCTTTCTGGACATGATAGATCATGTATCCTGTCTGGTCAACATAGAAATGGGCATTGTACATGCCGAATCAATAATCGAAACACTAATTCAAATGATGATACCGGTGCCAGAGCTAGCATATCAAGAATTGTTATGCTTGCTGAAGCCTTATTTGAG GTTCTAGACGAAATTCACCAGCAATCTGTTGTTTTATCTTCCCGGCCATCTGTATCTTCTAGTGGATCTGTTCCTGCACCTAATGATGTTGTTGATTCATTGCCTGTCAAGTTATATGAGAAGCTGCACAAGCATCAAGAGGATGGTGCTCA ATGCTATATATGCCTCGTGGAGTATGAGGATGGAGACAACATGAGAGTACTGCCATGCCATCACGAATTTCATAGAACATGTATAGACAAGTGGCTGAAGCAGATTCACAG GGTATGTCCACTTTGTAGAGGGGACATATGCATATCGGATTCAACGCCATCAGAGAACAAGAGTGTGTAG